The genomic segment TGCcggtccgggaacccgaccTCCAGACGCGGGcgaaaattaaaatggttAGGGAGTTGccatcaatcttttttttcttatctaggtgtgattggtcacttATTAATccgattctaatcgacgaagtccttaattaattttaggtccgtcgaaagaacgagaactgaTCTACGTTGTTTAGAGAcaggttcgggagtacggttacgcacggagaagggttagcacctccaTAGCGCCCGttccacgaacggtaccatttaatcttaagttatcttatTATAGCCTACCTTTAATTTAATCActacttattaattaaatttttattaaattgactgactgagtttttttatttggttttacgtatgcacatgatgcaagcataaaatgatgtcatgacttgtttattttaaataattgagtcggtaatcttttattggaaaatcattcgaagaccatcccaacgctttggtgaagtctcgaaatttTTCTCACATAGAGATATCCCcggaagaactcgtctctacaagctcctcaggaaaatcccatcatcggaatTCTCGCGccatttacaaaataaatgtAGCGTGCTATGACAGGATAAAATGCTGATGTCTACATGCACGCGTTTATTGACTTAGGTGATTCATAATTCACCCAACtatgtatttaaatatttatcacATTGTTTATATACTtagtattatttaattatttattattattttttagagtttCCTATTTAAATCTATATTCTTTAACTAGCATAGTGAATTAATATTCCATCTTatgtattattttccttttttaatcaaataaataattaattaaattaatggttaacttaattttatttaatgatatTTATTTGCTAATTAACTAACTACACTAACCTAGATTTAAATGTGATATTAtgtagatttatttttctcaatatatattattattttagcaACGATTATTTGAGTTGATGGGTATTGAAATTTGGAGTTCGGATTTATCCCGACGCTTCGGTGAAAATCCGTCTCGAACTTcgcattaaaaaaaaaatccacttAGAAGATGCAACTCTTTACCTATCTTAGGtgaaatttttcaaataatcatttcattcattttttttatttttattattttattatttttattttttttatttcttctcatTTACTTATCATTAttactatatttatttaaaaaaaaaacaaactaaatctattatgaattttcttatgttatatatatatatttctctaAACTATGCAtctttactattattttttattattactatcatttttattttttaatattaaatataagcattcatattatatatatatttctttcctagaaaaaataaatgcattttAATTNNNNNNNNNtaatttcaatatatatatatatatatatatatatatatatatatttcttttctaaaaaaaataaatgcattttaattaaagTGGGCTCGACCCAATACTAACTaaaataaacccaagcaaaaaaagaagagttaTACCTTATTGGGTTGCAATTGGCCCAATTCGGAGACCCACAAAAAGCCCGAGTCTGCTACACTGGATCTGACTTCCTAGGTCCACTAAACTGAGCCTAAAACGCACCATTTGGAGTGTTTGTTTGGCAACTTGTGCTCCTCCAAAACGACATCGTTTTGGAGACCTTAAACCTAAGTTtttaagctttctttttctcttctcctctCATTTTTTGccctcttttctctctctagccgcCGGCCTCTCTgccttctctctaaaatttttcccctctctctctctttctcttatgGCTGGCGCTTCCACCGTTTTCCTCACCGTCGACCGATGAGACTTCAGCCTCCCTCTCTCCCTCAAAGCCTTCTTTCCTTCCGATCGACGGATCTAGCACTCCCTGCCTCGGTCGACGGTGACCCAACAGGGTCTACCCTTTCCCTTGTCGGTGGCTGGTATACCGACCTCGAAAAGCTTTGGCTTCCACTCTCCTTTAGCCGGCACTCCAAAGATCCAACACTTCCTTCAAAACTCACCAATCTCCCTCACTCAAACAAACCCGAATCCAAATCCTAGCCCCCTActctctctcattttttttgtttttttgtatatatgttattgtgctttgttttttgattgttgtttttttatttttgcctgTGGCTAGGTAGCTTGCTGGTAgatttaggatttttttttttttggattttgatcTCTCTTTTGGTTTTGCAGGTGGTGTCCTTAAAAGCTaggttgtccaaaaatttggacaacccAGCAATGGAGTTCTGGCACCAAGGAGTTAGTGGCCGAGCCCCATCATGCATGGTGGTTGGGGAAGGGATGGCCAGGCATACGCCCAgtcatttctttctctctttttatttatttattttttattttattatatattttttattatatattttttttattatattattttttttgaggTGTCTACATGGATAATGACCTGTCATACTAATTTATTACTTAATTtcataagaaaagaaaaattagcaAGTTTACTTAAAGTTCAAATGTGTTGtggggattttttttttcaaaaagaagtTTGAAACACATAAATGAAGTAATGCTTCTCTAAATGTCTTCCCCACATATTTGACCTTGACAGAAAAAGGCTCAAATAGGAAATTGCATTGCGAAGTCAAGGGGATTGAACTTGGGTTTTGAAGTAAAGCATGCTATGTTTGATAGAAATGTATTGGTTCGGCCCTCCCATTTTTGTTCATGATCAGAAATTTCTATGCTTTCCAACTTTCTGTTTCGTTAATGGCCGCTTGTTACCACTAAATTTCCCTAAAATATTGGTAAgtctaaaaatttaaatatctaATCTATGTGATTGAATCTTAACAGATCGAATAATTGCTTTTTGCATTTTGATTTCACATTAATCATATtaaggtaaaagaaaaataattaattaaaatgaggATTTAATTTATCATGAAATGAAACTAAGATGTCgattcaatttttcagaaagTCTTTAAAtttgctcaaaattttgaagatttcAAATTGAAACTTATTGTCAGTTTTATGGCTTGTATACTTATCACTCTTTTGACACAATTACTTGGAAACTTGAAAGTGTTAATTCTTCCgcttgaatatatatataatatatttatgtaGTCCAGTCCAATTAACTGAACCTTGATAGGccgaagaacaagagaggccAAATCCAGGTAATGTAGGCTCAGAGCCTGAGACCACTAAAAACCCTTTCCAACGAGCAGGCCGAAGGGTTTCATTCTAAACCAGACCACCACCGACTCTGGTCAATGCATGGACTTACAACCTCAAGTTCCTTTTTCTTGTGGCCAAGGCCCAAATATTGAGCACTAATAATAAccaatttttgttattttcctAGGTTTCTTGAGAAACAACGGCTCCTCTTTCGAGGTGTCACTATTTTTGTACAAGTGAATATTGGCATCTATTTTATCAGGAATCCCAGAAAGCAAGATAGTGTTTAGCTGGAAACAACTTGTGAGGGAAATAGACTTCCATTCGTTGGTGAGATAGCAAcccaatatatatatggtaCCTTTGCCAAGTTGATAAAGAAAGTGAATTATAGTGCTACCCTACCTTGAGTTTGTATTCCATACAATATCaagtaaatttatataatcatagtctaataaaaatttctaaaaaacATTACAACATATATTACCCATTCCTGATATCTAGACTCATGTTATATTAGTACATTTACAATCTTTCTTTCAAAAAGCTACATCTTGATCCAAGGCACGATAggagttttttctttttgcaataTGTCAGCAAGTCTTAAAGGAGAGATGAGGCTTGAATCTTAACTCTCAACTGCCTTAATAAGGAACACGTATTAATCGTTAGGCCGAATCACCTTATCAGCAACGAAGCAAGAGAATAATTTAAGCAACCTTGTCAAATTTGAGGGCGAGAATCAGCATACTGTCAACCAAAAGGGAGGATAAGAACCTTTAAGCGTATCTGACATTCTTTTCACTTCAACTTTATGTCGACACAAAGGTGCCAGTGCCACCTtgccaaaaaagaaatatgcGATCCAATCTTTTCCGCTAGTTATTTATAGGAAGGGAGCGAGGCAAAGGTAAGTTGAATGGTAAAATTTAAGCTCCATGGCTCAACCGGGTTCTTTGTCTGCAGAAACTGAGACACTGAGCCATGTCCTGGGTCTGGTGGAGGCATTCAGAGCATTTGATGCAGACAACGATCGAGCAATCAATGCTGCGGAGCTGGGTGGAATCCTGGGTTCGCTTGGTTACAACGCTAGTGAACAAGATGTAACGGCAATGATGCAACAAGGAGACACTAACAAGGATGGATTGCTGAGCATCGAAGAGTTCCTGGAGATGAACACGAAGGACATGGAACTCGGGGACCTTGCAAGTTTTCTCAGGAGCGCTTTCCAGGCTTTTGATGTTGATGGGGAAGAGGCTGTGACAGCGACGGAGTTATATCAAATCCTGGGGAATCTTGGAGTTGAGTTGTCCCTGGAGGAATGCCAGGGGGTTATTGCTTCCATGGATGCAGATGGCGATGGAGCTGTTAGCTTTGAGGACTTCAAACTAATAGTTAATTCCCTCCTCTAGATCAAACTTCAATTCCCGcgtgttttaattaattaaacaaatcatGTTTACTATCTAGGTCTCCGGGCGCTTTCAGTCCATGCATGGGAAACAAGAAAGTCAAGAACATATGTATACTAGCAAAAGTCCTTTTATGTTATTTAGAATTTCTCTTTCTATAAAGtcatgaacttaatttaatagATCGAAGTGAACAAGTGCTCCTTCATGTCTCCCATAGAGAGCTTTTTCTGTAAAATAAATCTACAATTCTCCATCATTAATCTCCACTATGGTTCCCTAATTAAAGGcctataacttttttttttgtgggaGAGAGTCCCAAAACTTTAAGGCAAGTTACTAttatttcaatatatatttagagAACCAAGTTGAAAATTCCTTTTTACGTAGAGAACCAGAAACAATAAGAACTGAACGATAAGGTCAAAGCTAAGAATCGTGTTAGTTAACAGGCTAGCCTGCTATTCCGTAAAGAATGAAAACAAGTACAGAACTTGCATACAGAAGAACACGAATAATGAACTTCCGTatccaacaaaataaaataaaacatacaTAAGGCAATTTGAGGTTTGAAGTGAACCTAGCTCGCTCCAGAGTTGGCTAATTTCAGACCTGATCTATCAATATACTAATCGATCAATGGCAAAGAGTACATATTAAAAGGAGTACTGAAAGATCATATGAAGATCATCTGTTACTTGTTCAACCTGATCTGTCCAAAGGACAAGCTTAGGCTACAACAAATATAGGATCtgatttttcttatcattACGTAGCTTGCAGGAAGTAGTAATATTTatgtacatttttttttgtcttttgcaTGTATGAAAAGACAAAACTCAATTTAATTATTCACAAATGTATTGTGGTTGGAGTTAATTTGGGGGGGTTGGAATCGTATTATGAACCATCTCTTCAACACGTGATTGACTAGTAAGATGAAACATGAAAAAGCCACACTAGGAGTTTGAGCTGGTAGCCCTGTCTAGAAATATACCTGGATCACATTTGCCTGGCaagtaaaacaaaagaaaaacgcAACCCGAAATGCACAGGTAAAAGGACTGAATAATTAGTACTTGAGCTAAACCCCGATTGTCAGGACCTCATTGGGTTTGAGGTTCCACAAATTTGAAGGGTAATGGAATAATGGCCTTGGCCTAGCATTGCTGGTCCTCGCGCTGGCCAACCATTAACTGCCTTCCAGTAACTTCATCCTTATCCAATACTTCAGtcaaacttttaaaaatagaagCAACATGTGATTTATTGCCCCGAAACATCAAATCTTGAGAAGCGACTAGGGGTTGTTTCGTAATTTAAAACTAGAAAGAACGACCACAAAAAATCCTAGTTGCAGTAGGGGTTCCTGTGCTCCTCTCTTGAAGGCGGCAAAATGTTGGTAATTTATTGTTCTCCCAATTCTCCAAGAAACGTGAAAGAAAGCCTACAGCATTATTCATGTTTCTTCGCCGTAAATGCCCCaaaagtctctctctctcttttgctgGTCTTCCTGCTGctagtgtatatatatattatgtgtTGTGAAGAAACTTGGTGTATTGAGAGGAGAAAACTGAGCTGCAAGCAATGGAGAAGATAGAGCCAGAGCTGAGACTATTTGATAGCAGTGAAGAGCTATCGTCAGGTCTTGCTGACTATGTGCTTCAAGTCGCTGAATCTGCTGTGAAAGATATAggctctttttctcttgttctctCTGGAGGAGACATACCGAAGCGCTTAGGGTCCTTATAAACCTTTTGCATACACACTATAatacttgtttttctttatggTTTGGTTCTCtctccttttcattttttgtgtATGATCATTTTGTAATGCAGGAAACTGACCAAAGCACCGTTCTTGAGACTGGTGGACTGGCCGA from the Theobroma cacao cultivar B97-61/B2 chromosome 8, Criollo_cocoa_genome_V2, whole genome shotgun sequence genome contains:
- the LOC18592260 gene encoding probable calcium-binding protein CML29: MAQPGSLSAETETLSHVLGLVEAFRAFDADNDRAINAAELGGILGSLGYNASEQDVTAMMQQGDTNKDGLLSIEEFLEMNTKDMELGDLASFLRSAFQAFDVDGEEAVTATELYQILGNLGVELSLEECQGVIASMDADGDGAVSFEDFKLIVNSLL